A single region of the Actinoplanes sp. SE50/110 genome encodes:
- a CDS encoding MarR family winged helix-turn-helix transcriptional regulator yields the protein MTDDAPVDDDPLALERQVCFALSVAARSVVALYRPLLEPMGLTHPQYLVMLALWGESPLTVRRLSELLALDPGTLSPLLKRLEAIGYLRRERDRADERSLAITLTERGEALRAEALRIPPAVVARLGMPIDDLHRLHASLTRVIAAAV from the coding sequence GTGACCGACGACGCCCCCGTGGATGATGATCCGCTGGCTCTGGAACGACAGGTGTGCTTCGCGCTGTCGGTGGCGGCACGCAGCGTCGTGGCGCTCTATCGGCCGCTGCTGGAGCCGATGGGCCTGACGCATCCGCAATATCTGGTGATGCTCGCGCTCTGGGGGGAGTCGCCGCTGACCGTGCGCCGGCTCAGCGAGCTGCTCGCGCTCGATCCGGGCACGCTGTCGCCGCTGCTCAAGCGTCTGGAAGCGATCGGTTACCTGCGCCGTGAGCGGGACCGGGCGGACGAGCGCAGCCTGGCGATCACGCTGACCGAGCGGGGTGAGGCGCTGCGGGCCGAGGCGTTGCGGATCCCGCCGGCCGTGGTGGCACGGCTCGGCATGCCGATCGACGACCTGCACCGGCTGCACGCCTCGCTGACCCGGGTGATCGCCGCGGCGGTGTGA
- the mptB gene encoding polyprenol phosphomannose-dependent alpha 1,6 mannosyltransferase MptB: MPRPPLIRYAGLAGSTLLSGAARLGGAHRPWEPTVTPWTIVTGQNGILLPVFWLIGITLLIGAWLAGRRVVPSARWAFVTAGLWAFPLVLFLPLGSYDTYSYACQGWQHAAGLNPYAGGVDLLGCPWSDAVAPIWRATPAPYGPVFLTLAAMAAREGGSLAGTVALLRLIAVAGVALLGACLPVLARRAGVPAARAVWLVLACPLLLIHLVSGAHNDAVMVALLVAGLAVASTGRGWPAGVLIGLAVGVKVTAIVVLPFLIFLVPKPRWRAAGELAGGAAGALLVASLGSGLGLGWIGALVDSGVSVQWTSPPTAAGMTLELFGVPHGVPVTRILGMLALVAVLIALFRRTARGGDPLLYAGLALAATVLLAPVFHPWYATWPLAVLAATLPRDTRWLAVPCAVAAALCLPDGYNLALATKALGAVGMTVLAGSLAWKVLHEANRVPGRVGVAGGGSDIHRGAP; this comes from the coding sequence ATGCCGCGTCCGCCTCTCATCCGATATGCGGGGCTCGCAGGTAGCACCCTGTTGTCAGGTGCCGCGCGGCTCGGCGGCGCGCACCGCCCGTGGGAACCGACGGTGACCCCGTGGACGATCGTCACCGGGCAGAACGGAATCCTGCTGCCGGTGTTCTGGCTGATCGGGATCACCCTGCTGATCGGCGCCTGGCTGGCCGGGCGACGGGTGGTCCCGTCCGCGCGGTGGGCGTTCGTCACGGCCGGGCTGTGGGCGTTCCCGCTGGTGCTGTTCCTGCCGCTGGGCAGTTACGACACCTACTCGTACGCCTGCCAGGGCTGGCAGCACGCGGCCGGGCTCAACCCGTACGCCGGCGGGGTCGATCTTCTGGGTTGCCCGTGGTCCGACGCCGTCGCGCCGATCTGGCGCGCCACCCCCGCCCCGTACGGCCCGGTGTTCCTGACCCTCGCCGCCATGGCGGCGCGGGAGGGCGGTTCGCTGGCCGGGACGGTGGCGCTGCTCCGCCTGATCGCCGTGGCCGGGGTCGCACTGCTGGGTGCCTGCCTGCCGGTGCTGGCCCGCCGGGCCGGTGTGCCGGCCGCTCGCGCGGTCTGGCTGGTGCTGGCCTGTCCGTTGCTGCTCATCCACCTGGTGTCCGGCGCGCACAATGACGCGGTGATGGTCGCGCTGCTGGTCGCCGGCCTGGCGGTCGCCTCGACCGGCCGGGGCTGGCCGGCCGGTGTGCTGATCGGGCTCGCGGTGGGGGTGAAGGTCACCGCGATCGTCGTGCTGCCCTTCCTGATCTTCCTGGTGCCGAAGCCGCGCTGGCGGGCGGCCGGCGAGTTGGCCGGGGGCGCGGCCGGCGCGCTGCTCGTCGCCTCGCTCGGCTCCGGGCTGGGCCTGGGCTGGATCGGCGCGCTCGTGGACAGCGGCGTGTCGGTGCAGTGGACGTCGCCGCCGACCGCGGCCGGGATGACCCTGGAGCTGTTCGGCGTGCCGCACGGCGTCCCGGTCACCCGGATCCTCGGCATGCTGGCCCTGGTCGCCGTGCTGATCGCCCTGTTCCGGCGGACCGCGCGAGGCGGCGATCCGCTGTTGTACGCCGGGCTGGCGCTGGCCGCGACGGTGCTGCTCGCCCCGGTCTTCCACCCGTGGTACGCGACCTGGCCGCTCGCCGTGCTGGCCGCCACGCTGCCCCGGGACACCCGGTGGCTGGCCGTCCCGTGCGCGGTGGCCGCCGCCCTCTGCCTGCCCGACGGATACAACCTCGCCCTGGCCACCAAGGCTCTGGGTGCTGTCGGGATGACTGTGCTCGCCGGTTCTCTAGCGTGGAAAGTGCTGCATGAAGCGAATCGTGTCCCTGGTCGGGTCGGCGTTGCTGGCGGTGGTTCTGATATTCACCGCGGTGCACCGTAA
- a CDS encoding glycosyltransferase 87 family protein: MKRIVSLVGSALLAVVLIFTAVHRNQFFDSKVYYGAVKYWFRDGGMVYDWLKPGTPYGFTYPPFAGLVMSPMSVLPFAAVVVLASIGTVLTTALLVWWLAGSVLRRTGHPLWFVFGLACCAGLAFEPVRETFSFGQVNLLLLTVVTGDMLFGVARGRWWGGIGIGLATAIKLTPGVFILYLLVTRRWKEAGTAIGAAAGASVLAGALFPDQSREFWTSALWDTNRVGSLQFLSNQSERGMIARLPYDQIGSKIWLVCVLITLVWWGLRVARNPGDVVGGLALTGVLGCLVSPVTWIHHCVWLIPALIRCLERGWSGVGRGPAWLATAAYVLMTSHLAWLWENRPWPPMAILGSNLYVLFSLALLIWTPIGAGVPAPDPAPEKVLTGADGR; this comes from the coding sequence ATGAAGCGAATCGTGTCCCTGGTCGGGTCGGCGTTGCTGGCGGTGGTTCTGATATTCACCGCGGTGCACCGTAACCAGTTCTTCGACTCCAAGGTCTACTACGGGGCGGTGAAGTACTGGTTCCGCGACGGCGGGATGGTCTACGACTGGCTGAAGCCGGGCACGCCGTACGGCTTCACCTATCCGCCGTTCGCCGGCCTGGTGATGTCGCCGATGTCGGTGCTGCCGTTCGCCGCCGTGGTGGTGCTCGCCTCGATCGGCACGGTGCTCACCACCGCGCTGCTGGTCTGGTGGCTGGCCGGGTCGGTGCTACGCCGCACCGGCCACCCGCTGTGGTTCGTCTTCGGGCTGGCCTGCTGTGCCGGGCTGGCTTTCGAACCGGTCCGGGAGACGTTCAGTTTCGGTCAGGTCAATCTGCTGCTGCTGACCGTGGTGACCGGCGACATGCTGTTCGGGGTCGCCCGCGGCCGCTGGTGGGGTGGCATCGGCATCGGGCTGGCCACCGCGATCAAGCTGACGCCCGGAGTCTTCATCCTGTATCTGCTGGTGACCCGCCGGTGGAAAGAGGCGGGCACCGCGATCGGCGCGGCCGCCGGGGCGTCGGTGCTGGCCGGCGCGCTGTTCCCGGATCAGTCCCGGGAGTTCTGGACGTCCGCGCTGTGGGACACCAACCGGGTGGGTTCGCTGCAGTTCCTCTCCAACCAGTCGGAGCGCGGCATGATCGCCCGACTGCCGTACGACCAGATCGGCTCGAAGATCTGGCTGGTCTGCGTCCTGATCACGCTGGTCTGGTGGGGGCTGCGGGTGGCCCGGAACCCGGGTGACGTGGTCGGCGGCCTGGCCCTGACCGGCGTGCTGGGCTGCCTGGTCAGCCCGGTCACCTGGATCCACCACTGCGTGTGGCTGATCCCGGCGCTGATCCGCTGCCTGGAGCGTGGCTGGTCGGGGGTGGGTCGCGGGCCGGCCTGGCTGGCCACCGCCGCGTACGTGCTGATGACCTCGCATCTGGCCTGGCTGTGGGAGAACCGGCCGTGGCCGCCGATGGCGATCCTGGGCAGCAACCTCTACGTCCTGTTCAGCCTGGCTCTGCTGATCTGGACGCCGATCGGCGCCGGGGTCCCGGCCCCGGATCCGGCTCCGGAGAAGGTGCTGACCGGCGCTGACGGGCGCTGA
- a CDS encoding ATP-binding cassette domain-containing protein has protein sequence MGHDTTTAVYAEGLVKRYGDTTALAGVDLAVRTGTVLGLLGPNGAGKTTAVRVLATLVRPDAGHATVGGFDVVRQGHQVRRLIGLTGQYASVDEQLTGFENLLMIGRLLGLTRPAARARAGQLLDRFDLADAAGRAAGKYSGGMRRRLDLAASLVGEPRLLYLDEPTTGLDPHSRNEVWDIVRGLVADGTTVLLTTQYLEEADRLADEIVVVGHGRVLATGTPEQLKARTGAQTVTVRPADPDDLEKLSGEVGRVAAGPVEVRGDAVVAPVSGPGALTALVRSLDDAGLPVSELALRGPSLDEVFLSLTGAAA, from the coding sequence ATGGGACATGACACCACCACCGCCGTCTACGCCGAGGGCCTGGTGAAACGCTACGGCGACACCACCGCGCTGGCCGGGGTGGACCTCGCGGTCCGCACCGGCACCGTGCTGGGGCTGCTCGGCCCGAACGGCGCCGGCAAGACCACCGCGGTCCGGGTACTGGCCACCCTGGTCCGCCCGGACGCCGGGCACGCCACGGTGGGCGGCTTCGACGTGGTCCGCCAGGGCCACCAGGTGCGCCGGCTGATCGGCCTGACCGGCCAGTACGCCTCGGTCGACGAGCAGCTCACCGGTTTCGAGAACCTGCTGATGATCGGCCGCCTGCTCGGGCTCACCCGGCCGGCGGCCCGGGCCCGGGCCGGGCAGCTGCTGGACCGCTTCGACCTGGCCGACGCGGCCGGCCGGGCGGCCGGGAAGTACTCCGGTGGCATGCGCCGCCGCCTGGACCTGGCGGCCAGCCTGGTCGGCGAGCCGCGCCTGCTCTACCTCGACGAGCCGACCACCGGGCTGGACCCGCACAGCCGCAACGAGGTGTGGGACATCGTCCGGGGGCTGGTCGCCGACGGCACCACGGTGCTGCTCACCACCCAGTATCTGGAGGAGGCCGACCGGCTGGCCGACGAGATCGTGGTGGTCGGCCACGGCCGGGTGCTCGCCACCGGCACGCCCGAGCAGCTCAAGGCCCGGACCGGGGCACAGACCGTGACGGTGCGTCCGGCCGACCCGGATGATCTGGAGAAACTGTCCGGCGAGGTGGGCCGGGTCGCGGCCGGGCCGGTCGAGGTGCGCGGCGATGCGGTGGTCGCGCCGGTCAGCGGCCCGGGGGCGCTGACCGCGCTGGTCCGGAGCCTGGACGACGCCGGCCTCCCGGTGTCCGAGCTGGCGCTGCGCGGCCCGAGCCTGGACGAGGTCTTCCTGAGCCTGACCGGAGCCGCCGCATGA
- a CDS encoding ABC transporter permease — MDFSIQPVMFLLLFTYVFGGQMAGSPQEYLAFALPGIIAQNLLFASLTTGVGLNTDISKGVFDRLRSLPISRFSPLAGRIVADVIKQAWALALLLGFGMLLGFRITTGPLPVLGFFALLLGFAVSVSWVSVLLAMLVSEPARVQIFGFVLIFPITFVSSAFVRTDSMPGWLRGFAGVNPTTLLADAGRGLLTGGPVAGPVTGALIWAAALFAVFAPLSVQAFRRRV; from the coding sequence ATGGACTTCAGCATCCAGCCGGTGATGTTCCTGCTGCTGTTCACCTATGTCTTCGGCGGGCAGATGGCCGGCTCCCCGCAGGAGTACCTGGCTTTCGCGCTGCCCGGGATCATCGCGCAGAACCTGCTCTTCGCCAGCCTGACCACCGGCGTCGGCCTGAACACCGACATCAGCAAGGGTGTCTTCGACCGACTGCGGTCACTGCCGATCTCCCGGTTCTCGCCGCTGGCCGGCCGGATCGTGGCCGACGTGATCAAACAGGCGTGGGCGCTCGCGCTGCTGCTGGGTTTCGGCATGCTGCTGGGTTTCCGGATCACCACCGGCCCGCTGCCGGTGCTCGGCTTCTTCGCCCTGCTGCTCGGCTTCGCGGTGTCCGTCTCCTGGGTGTCCGTGCTGCTCGCGATGCTGGTCAGCGAACCGGCCCGGGTGCAGATCTTCGGCTTCGTGCTGATCTTCCCGATCACGTTCGTGAGCAGCGCGTTCGTCCGCACCGACAGCATGCCGGGCTGGCTGCGCGGCTTCGCGGGGGTGAACCCGACCACGCTCCTGGCCGACGCCGGCCGCGGCCTGCTCACCGGTGGCCCGGTGGCCGGCCCGGTCACCGGTGCGCTGATCTGGGCCGCCGCGCTCTTCGCGGTCTTCGCCCCCCTCTCCGTCCAGGCCTTCCGCCGCCGGGTCTAA
- a CDS encoding SIR2 family protein: MDIENSASFEVALQAGIHLMLGAGFSVLAKDKQGRSLPVGGKLGDELRQEFGVDPGCKLTLPQLYTILAAKDRDAADEYLRNRFTVGWFDPRYTSVARLNVSMIFTTNIDDLPWKIYEGSQTKYLNDVVMRGPQFKDGSAVDYAPLHGSVLDDTRAFRFTSIEVASSFSSDPTLWQTFRRRLSAGPTLFWGYSLQDAAALESLQTTGQGGRAVGNNWITVRPSDRDDPLVEYLRALRFQIIFAETEEMIEYFDGLVPAAPSEGADDIIDSLRQYLVPRPSRVPQRPVVEFYSGAAPAWSDIFRPDVPKLEQYRVAENALNSKKDVIVTGIPASGKTTLLMQLAAANVGPGVTFMPGSMTREAADRLQRVLQGNEATVVLDRFCDDVEAWNLLRAAPNITLLAADRDYNIGTVIHRIDRSGVEFVSLSEISELDQGTIRAAIPAAVRTPKMVRPPVTAGEVSILDFNLANTTSKSLESRLVEAIKQFQEDDPVSAEMLILIAYVHACGTVLSMDMALAYWRDKSAQYRDILTLIEKVGKLLNEYEGDLAEDDGQDYFAARSIVVAEAALNAARTSILRKVLTTFHSNLATTRICRFDIFRRRGYSHRIIGRAFQRTQDAIQFYDLLLDKDANPYLLQQKALLLSERSLYTESFVAIDQALAMSPKKNWRIEATHAELLFDANINLAAESSDARRQADRAMDMLRRCYLSDRRRSLHAFSYSRRALKYFGQFGDEQARTYLEQAEEWLRVVQVNEPYMTSTKYLLGDVRRELS; encoded by the coding sequence ATGGACATCGAGAACTCTGCCTCATTCGAGGTGGCTCTGCAGGCCGGTATACACCTGATGCTGGGAGCCGGCTTCAGCGTGCTGGCGAAGGACAAGCAGGGAAGGTCTCTTCCTGTCGGCGGGAAGCTCGGCGACGAATTGCGTCAAGAATTCGGCGTGGATCCTGGATGCAAGCTGACCCTGCCGCAGCTTTACACCATTCTGGCGGCGAAGGATCGGGACGCCGCCGACGAATATCTCCGGAATCGTTTCACGGTCGGCTGGTTTGATCCGCGCTACACCTCTGTGGCGCGCCTTAACGTTTCGATGATTTTTACCACAAATATCGACGACCTGCCATGGAAGATCTATGAAGGCAGCCAGACGAAATATCTCAATGACGTCGTGATGCGTGGGCCACAGTTTAAGGATGGATCGGCGGTTGACTATGCCCCTCTCCATGGTTCCGTACTCGACGATACGCGAGCATTTCGCTTCACGAGCATAGAGGTGGCCAGCAGCTTCTCGTCGGATCCTACGCTCTGGCAGACCTTTCGACGTCGGCTGTCGGCGGGCCCGACACTGTTTTGGGGATACTCTCTGCAGGACGCGGCGGCTCTTGAATCCCTGCAGACCACGGGTCAGGGCGGAAGAGCCGTAGGGAACAATTGGATTACGGTCAGGCCGTCCGACCGAGACGACCCCCTTGTCGAGTATCTTCGCGCTCTACGTTTTCAGATCATCTTCGCTGAAACTGAAGAAATGATCGAATATTTCGATGGTTTGGTTCCGGCGGCACCGTCGGAAGGCGCGGATGACATCATCGACTCGCTGAGGCAATATTTGGTTCCAAGGCCTAGTAGGGTGCCTCAGCGCCCCGTAGTGGAATTCTATTCCGGTGCGGCGCCGGCATGGAGTGACATATTTCGCCCAGACGTTCCGAAATTGGAACAGTATCGAGTGGCGGAGAATGCGCTGAACAGCAAAAAGGACGTAATCGTCACTGGAATTCCGGCGAGCGGGAAAACGACGCTCTTGATGCAACTCGCGGCGGCGAATGTAGGTCCTGGCGTTACTTTCATGCCAGGCTCCATGACCAGAGAGGCTGCGGACCGACTTCAACGGGTTCTGCAGGGGAACGAAGCGACTGTGGTACTCGATCGCTTCTGTGACGACGTCGAGGCATGGAATCTGCTCCGAGCGGCGCCGAATATTACGCTCCTCGCCGCTGATCGTGACTATAACATCGGGACCGTGATCCACCGTATCGATCGGTCTGGTGTGGAATTCGTTTCCCTGTCTGAAATCAGTGAACTGGATCAGGGCACCATCCGAGCCGCCATACCTGCGGCCGTGCGGACCCCGAAGATGGTTAGGCCGCCGGTTACCGCGGGCGAGGTGAGCATACTGGACTTCAACCTTGCGAATACTACCTCGAAGAGTCTAGAATCGCGCCTTGTAGAGGCCATCAAGCAGTTCCAGGAAGATGATCCGGTCTCTGCCGAGATGCTTATCTTGATCGCATACGTTCATGCATGCGGAACCGTGTTGTCAATGGACATGGCACTCGCCTATTGGCGTGATAAATCCGCTCAATACAGAGACATATTAACACTCATCGAAAAAGTCGGAAAGCTCCTCAATGAGTATGAGGGCGACCTGGCGGAAGATGATGGGCAGGATTACTTTGCGGCGCGGTCCATTGTGGTGGCAGAGGCGGCCCTGAATGCCGCAAGGACGTCCATCCTGCGCAAGGTGCTGACAACCTTTCATTCGAACCTCGCCACTACCCGAATCTGCCGTTTCGACATCTTTCGCAGACGTGGATACAGTCATCGGATCATTGGGCGTGCGTTTCAGCGGACGCAGGACGCGATCCAATTCTACGACCTCCTCCTGGATAAGGATGCAAATCCATACCTTCTTCAGCAGAAGGCGCTACTGCTCAGCGAAAGGAGTCTCTACACGGAATCTTTCGTGGCTATTGATCAGGCGCTCGCGATGAGCCCCAAGAAGAATTGGCGCATCGAAGCCACGCATGCAGAACTTCTCTTCGATGCCAATATAAATCTGGCAGCCGAGAGTTCGGACGCTCGAAGGCAGGCCGACCGTGCTATGGATATGCTGCGTAGGTGTTACCTCTCGGATAGGCGGAGATCCTTGCACGCCTTCAGTTACAGCCGCCGCGCGCTGAAGTATTTCGGTCAGTTCGGAGACGAACAGGCGAGAACGTATCTGGAGCAAGCCGAAGAGTGGCTGAGGGTGGTGCAGGTCAACGAGCCATACATGACATCCACCAAATACCTGCTGGGTGACGTGAGGCGGGAGCTTTCCTGA
- the glnA gene encoding type I glutamate--ammonia ligase produces MFANPEELLRYLKDEDVKFVDVRFCDLPGVMQHFNIPVESFDDSVATDGLAFDGSSIRGFQAIHESDMMLLPDVATAFVDPFRIQKTLALNFFIHDPFTREAYSRDPRNVAKKAEAYLASSGIADTAYFGAEAEFYIFDSIRHETSAHQAFYYIDSIEGAWNSGREEEGGNRGYKTAFKGGYFPVSPVDHYADLRDAMVRRLVDTGFTVERSHHEVGTAGQGEINYKFSTLLHAGDQMQLFKYIIKNTAWEHGKTATFMPKPLFGDNGSGMHTHQSLWLGGEPLFYDETGYAGLSDMARWYIGGLLHHAPSLLAFTNPTVNSYRRLVPGYEAPVNLVYSQRNRSACTRIPVTGSNPKAKRVEFRVPDPSSNPYLAFSAQMMAGLDGIKNKIEPPAPIDKDLYDLPPEEWGSVKQVPGSLDAVLNSLEADHEFLTAGGVFTDDLISTWIDYKRTNEIDPVRLRPTPHEFEMYYNV; encoded by the coding sequence GTGTTCGCCAATCCCGAGGAACTCCTGCGATACCTCAAAGACGAGGACGTCAAGTTCGTCGACGTACGTTTCTGTGACCTCCCCGGCGTGATGCAGCACTTCAACATCCCGGTGGAGTCGTTCGACGACAGTGTGGCAACCGACGGTCTCGCCTTCGACGGGTCCTCGATCCGCGGTTTCCAGGCCATCCACGAGTCCGACATGATGCTGCTGCCGGACGTCGCCACCGCGTTCGTCGACCCGTTCCGGATCCAGAAGACGCTGGCCCTGAACTTCTTCATCCACGACCCGTTCACCCGCGAGGCCTACTCGCGTGACCCGCGGAACGTGGCCAAGAAGGCCGAGGCGTACCTCGCGTCGAGCGGCATCGCCGACACCGCCTACTTCGGCGCCGAGGCCGAGTTCTACATCTTCGACTCGATCCGCCACGAGACCTCCGCGCACCAGGCGTTCTACTACATCGACTCGATCGAGGGCGCGTGGAACTCCGGCCGTGAGGAGGAGGGCGGCAACCGCGGTTACAAGACCGCGTTCAAGGGCGGCTACTTCCCGGTCTCCCCGGTCGACCACTACGCCGACCTGCGCGACGCGATGGTCCGCCGCCTGGTCGACACCGGCTTCACCGTGGAGCGCTCGCACCACGAGGTCGGCACCGCCGGCCAGGGCGAGATCAACTACAAGTTTTCCACGCTGCTGCACGCCGGCGACCAGATGCAGCTGTTCAAGTACATCATCAAGAACACCGCCTGGGAGCACGGCAAGACGGCGACCTTCATGCCGAAGCCGCTGTTCGGCGACAACGGCTCCGGCATGCACACCCACCAGAGCCTGTGGCTGGGCGGCGAGCCGCTGTTCTACGACGAGACCGGTTACGCCGGCCTGTCCGACATGGCCCGCTGGTACATCGGCGGCCTGCTGCACCACGCGCCGTCGCTGCTGGCCTTCACCAACCCGACGGTCAACTCGTACCGCCGCCTGGTCCCCGGCTACGAGGCCCCGGTCAACCTGGTCTACTCGCAGCGCAACCGCTCCGCGTGCACCCGCATCCCGGTCACCGGCAGCAACCCGAAGGCCAAGCGCGTCGAGTTCCGCGTCCCGGACCCGTCGTCCAACCCGTACCTGGCGTTCTCCGCCCAGATGATGGCCGGCCTCGACGGCATCAAGAACAAGATCGAGCCCCCGGCCCCGATCGACAAGGACCTCTACGACCTCCCGCCGGAGGAGTGGGGCAGCGTCAAGCAGGTCCCCGGCTCCCTCGACGCCGTCCTCAACTCCCTCGAGGCCGACCACGAGTTCCTCACCGCCGGCGGCGTCTTCACCGACGACCTCATCTCCACCTGGATCGACTACAAGCGCACCAACGAAATCGACCCGGTCCGGCTCCGCCCGACCCCGCACGAGTTCGAGATGTACTACAACGTCTGA
- a CDS encoding RDD family protein, protein MAASANDVPQATARPEPAGGGRRLLALLIDWLLCLLVAGLYASPYRTSWPPVVLLILVNTVFIGLFGQTPGMRLTRIACRSLIDGGAIGLGRGLLRAVLLALLVPALIADGDGRGLHDRAAGSMVVKRSPAPA, encoded by the coding sequence GTGGCAGCTTCCGCGAACGACGTACCGCAGGCGACGGCCCGGCCGGAACCGGCCGGCGGCGGGCGGCGGCTGCTCGCTCTGCTCATCGACTGGCTTCTCTGCCTGCTGGTGGCCGGCCTGTATGCCAGCCCGTACCGGACGTCGTGGCCGCCGGTGGTCCTGCTGATCCTGGTGAACACCGTGTTCATCGGGCTTTTCGGACAGACGCCCGGGATGCGGCTGACCCGGATCGCCTGCCGCTCGCTCATCGACGGCGGTGCGATCGGGCTGGGCCGCGGGTTGCTCCGGGCGGTGCTGCTCGCGCTGCTCGTCCCGGCGTTGATCGCCGACGGCGACGGTCGTGGGCTGCACGACCGCGCCGCCGGCTCGATGGTGGTCAAGAGGAGCCCAGCACCCGCTTGA
- a CDS encoding WXG100 family type VII secretion target: MGQVHATQEQLNRMAQRCEETGENISRGMAGLRERIEGLSGGGFQGSANNALQDVTGQLTEGLAKIVNALDELAGKMSSASKQYGTHDEDAAHDIRAAAASTGDGSVVSILRG, translated from the coding sequence ATGGGACAGGTCCATGCCACGCAGGAACAGCTCAACAGGATGGCCCAGCGCTGTGAGGAGACCGGGGAGAACATCTCCCGGGGCATGGCGGGGCTGCGGGAGCGGATCGAGGGGCTCAGCGGTGGCGGGTTCCAGGGCAGCGCGAACAACGCGCTGCAGGATGTGACGGGCCAGCTCACCGAGGGTCTCGCGAAGATCGTCAACGCGCTCGACGAACTGGCCGGCAAGATGAGCAGCGCTTCGAAGCAGTACGGCACGCACGACGAGGACGCCGCCCACGACATCCGGGCCGCGGCCGCGTCGACCGGCGACGGTTCCGTCGTCAGCATCCTGCGCGGCTGA
- a CDS encoding WXG100 family type VII secretion target, whose translation MSITYNFGQINDVATAIGTFEGQMDHQLTELYTAFTTLFAADWQGSAGEACDQARQKWNQGANEIKAALASVGVKLGASAERMQQIDQQIAAGM comes from the coding sequence ATGAGCATCACCTACAACTTCGGCCAGATCAACGACGTCGCGACGGCCATCGGCACCTTTGAGGGGCAGATGGACCATCAGCTGACCGAGCTGTACACGGCGTTCACGACGCTGTTCGCGGCTGACTGGCAGGGTTCCGCGGGCGAGGCCTGCGACCAGGCCCGGCAGAAGTGGAACCAGGGCGCCAACGAGATCAAGGCCGCGCTGGCCAGCGTCGGCGTGAAGCTCGGCGCGTCGGCGGAGCGGATGCAGCAGATCGACCAGCAGATCGCCGCCGGAATGTGA
- a CDS encoding YbaB/EbfC family nucleoid-associated protein, whose translation MADVPGRPDWGVLRDMLSDLRKATSDLPNVQRRMLQVTGTGYSPDGLIKAVVGPRGHLLELDIDPRVLRQPNSKALSASIVQTVRAAIEDAGRKSTAVMTDSLPADLRRMAPDDVRSYVGSHDADVLIRAEDD comes from the coding sequence ATGGCGGACGTACCGGGACGACCCGACTGGGGCGTGCTGCGCGACATGCTCTCCGACCTCCGCAAGGCCACCTCCGACCTGCCGAACGTGCAGCGCAGGATGCTCCAGGTGACCGGCACCGGCTACTCGCCGGACGGCCTGATCAAGGCGGTCGTCGGCCCGCGCGGCCACCTCCTCGAGCTCGACATCGACCCCCGGGTGCTCCGGCAGCCCAACTCGAAGGCACTCTCCGCGAGCATCGTGCAGACGGTTCGCGCGGCCATCGAGGATGCCGGCCGCAAGAGCACCGCGGTGATGACCGACAGCCTTCCGGCCGATCTGCGCCGGATGGCCCCCGACGACGTGCGGAGCTATGTCGGCAGCCACGACGCCGACGTGCTGATCCGGGCAGAGGATGACTAA